In Nocardioides nitrophenolicus, the genomic window TCACCACCAAGCGGCCGGGGCCGCCGCAGGGCACCTACGAGCTGAAGCGGCGTTCGTTCCGGCGTACCTCGCTGTTCCTGGTGCCGACCGACGCCTCGCGCCGGCGCTACCGCGCGACCATCAACAACCGGTGAGTGGGTCGCCCGGCATGGTGAGCACTAGCCTGGGCGGGTGAGCACCCGGGCCCAGCAGTACGACGCCACGGTCCGTGGCCGTGAGCAGATCACCCCGCACCTCGTGCGGCTGACCCTCGACGTCCCCGGCTTCGCCTCGACCGGCATCGCCGACGAGTGGGTGGGGCTGGTCGTGCCCGGACAGTTCCAGAGCCGCTACTACACGGTGCGCTCGGTCTCCGGCGCCGAGCTGGTGCTCGACGTCGTCGTCCACGAGGTGGGTCTGGTGACCGAGTGGGCCTCGGGCGGCTCCGGCGACGTGGTCGGGCAGCAGGTCGTGCTCACCGAGGCGAAGGGCTCCTTCCTGCCGCCCGACGACGCGGCCTGGCTGCTGCTGGTCGGCGACCTGACCGCGCTGCCGGCGATGGCCCGGATCGCGGTCGAGCACGGCCACCGGCTGCCCGTGCGGATCCACGCCGAGGTGCCCCCCGACTCCCGGATCCCCGACTACTTCCCCGACGGCGTCGAGGTGAGCTGGCTGCCGCTCGGTGACGAGAGCCGGCTGGCCCAGGTCGTCGAGGAGCTCGACTGGCCCGCCGGCGACGGCTACTTCTGGATGGCGGGCGAGTCCGCCCAGATGCGCGCCATCCGCAAGCACCTGATGCGCGAGCGCAAGCTCCCCAGCACCCACTACGACGTCATGGGCTACTGGCGCTCGGTCGCGAAGCGCCAGCCCCGGGCCGTCGACCCCGGCCCGATCTGGCGGGCCGGCAAGGCCGCCGGGAAGTCCGACGAGGAGATCTGGGCCGACTACGACGCCGCACGGGAGGCACAGGGATGAGCGAGCACGACCACGAGGACGTGGAGGTCGAGGACCTCGACGACGAGGACCTCGACGAGGACGACGAGTTCGACGAGGACTTTGGGGCGCTGCCTCCGCCGGCCGCGCCGGTGTTCGGCCTCGGCGACGTACCGGACGGCTATCGCAGCGGGTTCGCCTGCTTCGTCGGGCGCCCCAACGTCGGCAAGTCCACGCTGACCAACGCCCTGGTCGGTCAGAAGATCGTGATCACCTCCGACAAGCCGCAGACCACCCGCACCGTCGTCCGCGGCATCGTGCACCGACCCGACGGACAGCTGGTCCTCGTCGACACTCCCGGCCTGCACCGTCCCCGTACCCTGCTCGGCGAGCGCCTCAACGACCTGGTGAAGACCACCTGGGCCGAGGTCGACGTGGTCGCCGTGTGCTTCCCCGCCGACGAGAAGATCGGTCCCGGCGACAAGTTCCTGGTCACCGAGCTGGCCAAGGTCCGGCGGACCACGAAGATCGCGGTCGCCACCAAGACCGACCTGGTGACCGCCGACCGGATCGGCGAGCACCTGCTCGACATCGCCGAGCTCGGCCGCGAGACCGGCACCGAGTGGTCCGAGATCGTCCCCGTCTCGTCGGTCTCCGGCGACCAGATCTCGCTGCTCGGCGACCTGCTCGTCGCCCTGATGCCCGAGGGCCCGCCGCTCTACCCCGACGGCGACCTCACCGACGCCCCGGAGGAGATCCTCGCCGCCGAGCTGATCCGCGAGGCGGCGCTCGACGGCGTCCGCGACGAGCTGCCGCACTCCATCGCCGTCGTCGTCGAGGAGATGGGCCTGCGCGAGGGCCGCCCCGACGACAAGCCCCTCCTCGACATCCACGCCAACCTGTACGTCGAGCGCGACTCCCAGAAGGGGATCGTGATCGGCAAGAAGGGCGCCCGGCTGCGTCAGGTCGGCACCGCCGCCCGCCAGCAGATCGAGGCGCTCCTCGGCACCCCCGTCTACCTGGACCTCCACGTCAAGATCGCCAAGGACTGGCAGCGGGATCCCCGGCAGCTGCGGAAGCTCGGGTTCTAGCGCGACCCGGCAGAAGGTGGCTCGGGTTTTGCGCTGACCCGGCAGAAAGTGGCTCGGGTATTGCGCTGACCCGGCAGAAAGTGGCTCGCTGCTCGCTGCGGGGGGTGGTGCGCTGCGTGAGGGACTCACGGTGCTTGTTTGGCTCGCTGCGCTCGCATGTCGGGCGCGCTCTTATCGCGTGATCTTCCCTCGCTGCGCTCGCTTCCTCGCTGGCGCTCGGTCGCTCGCTCCACTCGGTCCAGATCACGCGGCGCGCCCGACGGAAACCCCGCTCGGCCGCACGGGCAGCCGAAGGTCGTGCGCATTCGAAGGTCGTTCAGGTGAGTCTCGTCGCGCGCGCCGCGTTGCCTGGACGGAGCGCAGCGAGCGCCAGCGAGCGGAGCGGAGGAAGGCAACGCGTCAAGAGCGCGCGCGACATGCGAGCGCAGCGAGCCCAACCAACACCGTGAGTCGGTTGCGCAGCGCATCGGCCCCGCCGGGTTCAGCGGAAGGTCGTGCGCATGCGAAGGTCATCCGGCTGAGTCTCGTCGCGCGCGCCGCGTTGCCTGGACGGAGCGCAGCGAGCGCCAGCGAGCGGAGCGGAGGAAGGCAACGCGTCAAGAGCGCGCGCGACATGCGAGCGCAGCGAGCCCAACCAACACCGTGAGTCGGTTGCGCAGCGCATCGGCCCCGCCGGGTTCAGCGGAAGGTCGTGCGCATTGGAAGGTCATCCGGCTGAGTCTCGTCGCGCGCGCCGCGTTGCCTGGACGGAGCGCAGCGAGCGCCAGCGAGCGGAGCGGAGGAAGGCAACGCGTCAAGAGCGCGCGCGACCTGCGAGCGCAGCGAGCCAAACCAACACCGTGAGTCGGTTGCGCAGCGCATCGGCCCCGGCCGTTCGGCCGAAGGTCGTGCGCATTGGAAGGTCATCCGGCTGAGTCTCGTCGCGCGCGCCGCGTTGCCTGGACGGAGCGCAGCGAGCGCCAGCGAGCGGAGCGGAGGAAGGCAACGCGTCAAAAGCGCGCGCGACATGCCGGAGCGAAGCGACGGCCAGATTTACTCAGCTGTCCAACAGCGTCCGAACTTCTGTCCCATCGCCCACTGCTCCTTCGTCGGCCACTCGTAGCCCCACTTGAACGTGAGCGGGTCCTCGGCGACGTCGGCGGCCGCGTCCTCGCACCTGGTGCGGCCGGCGGCCTGGACCTTCTTGGCGCCGGGGTAGTCGGCCTCCTCGAAGGCGATCACGTCGATGGCGCGCCAGGAGTGCTTGGCCGAGCAGCGGACCCGCTCGAAGTCGGGCGCGTCGGGGGCGGCGGTGCCGCACATGGCGTAGCGGTCGGGCACCTCCTTGCCGAGCACGCCCTGGAGGTCGCCGTCGAGGTCGGCGAGCTTGGCGGCGCCGTCGAGGACCACGGCGTCGCAGCGGTACCAGGTGGCGCCGGCGTCGGACTGGTCGACGGTGGGGGTGAACCAGATCGAGCGGATCATGCTGAGACGCAGGTTCGTGAGGCTGCCGCCGACGTAGGTGAGCAGCTGGGCGGGGCAGGCGGAGGAGACCTGGGACTGGACCTTGTCGGAGTCGACGGCGAGCAGGTGTCCGTCGACGACCGCGTCGATGGCGCCGATCGCGAAGGTGACGCTGGTGTGGGGCTGGGCGCAGTCGGTCGGCTCGACGGTGGAGGTGGGGGCGACGGCGGCGTCGTACGGCAGGGCGTAGCAGCCGCCGACCGCGGGGCCGGGGTCGGGCGCGGACGCCGTGGTCTGGGTGGTCGGGGCCGGCTCTGGCTCGGGACCGCTGTCGCCGTCGCCGCCGCTGCACGCGGCCAGCCCGGTCAGGGCGAGCAGGGCCGCGGCGACGACACGGGTACGGCGCAGCCGGGGGTTCGGGTTCCTCATCGCCTCACTCGCTCGTCCTGGCCCAGCACACCGAGCGCCGGATCCCGGCGTCCCACTCGGCCTGGTGGAAGAAGGTGAACCCGTACTCGAACTCCGTGGGGTAGTTCAACCAGGCGCGCACCGACTGGGAGCAGAACGAGCGGGTGCGGCTCTCCATCACCCGGTCGCCGGGGTAGGCGTCCTCGGGCTGTCCGAGCTTGACGGTCGTGACCGCGCGCCAGTCGTGCTTCTGCGAGCACGGCACCTTCTCGCCCTCGCCGACCGATGGCCCCCGCGCACAGCTGAGCCAGACGTCCGGCGGGCGGCCGGCGAGCATGCCCTTCGCCGTCTCCGGGAGTGGTCGGTACGACGTGCTCGCGGTGCTGCCACCGAGCACGTCACAGCGGTACCAGCGCGCGCCCTTTCCCCATGCCTTCTTCGACGGCCGGAACCACGCCCAGCTCAGCGTGGTGCGCAGCGCGAGGCTCTCGTCGGCGCCCACGAACTTCGCGAAGGCGGTCGAGCAGGTCTGGTAGGCGAAGGTGCCGAGTGCCTTGTCGTCGTAGTCGGCGTCGTCGAACTCGGCGGGCAGCTCGCCGGTCGCGAAGGTCTCGGCGGTGTGCTCCTTGGAGCAGGGGACGGTGCTGGTCGCGTTGGCGGGCTGGGCCACGTCGTCGGGGGTCAGGGAGCGGCACACCCCGTTCTCGGGTACGGCGACCGCGTCGACCTGGTCGTCGTCGGTGTTGGCGCCCTGGTTCTGGGTGCCGCACGCGGCGAGCGCGGGGACCAGCAGGACGAGTGCGAGCAGCGTGACGGCTCGGTGCAGCACTCGGCCCAGCCCCTTCGGTGGTCAGTCGGTCAGGAGTGCCGCGATCGTAGCGCCCAGCGCATAGGCGGCCTCCAACGCGGCGTCGTCGACCGGTCCGAGGACGCCGAGCACGTCGTATCCCTGACGCCAGCCGAGCGCCCCGACGATCGACTGCACGGACCGCTCGGCGCCGGTGAGGTCGTAGCGGCCGTGCAGCCACAGCCCGTACGGCCGGCCGGCCGTGTCGCCGGCGCCGTCGGCGGGCGCGCCGCTCGGGTCGAGCGCGCCGCCGACGGCGAGGAAGGTCGAGTCGAAGAAGTGCTTGAGAGCACCGCTCATGTAGCCGAAGTTGGCGGTGGTGCCGAGCAGGTAGCCGTCGGCGTCGAGCACGTCCTCCGCGCTCGCCTCCAACGCCTCCCGTACGACGACCTCCACCGTCCCGGCGGCCTGCACCTCCTCGTCGCCCGCGCCCGCGACCACCTGCTCGAGCAGCGTCCGCATCGAGCGGCTGGGGGAGTGGTGGACGATGAGGAGCCGAGGCACCCACTCAGGCTAGATGACTAACTCCAAGGTCTCGCACGCTCCGCGACGCTCACCACGCACGCTGACGGCGTTGCCGACGCTCGCCGTACGCCCGGTATGCCATCGCGGCGGCGCCTTGTCATCGCACGCGTTGAGCGCCGCTCGCTTGCACGATCCCTTGGAGTTAGTCATCTAGACCGACGCGAACCTCTCCCAGGACCGGTGCACTCCGGCGAGCGCGAGCACCTCGTCGAGCACGCCGACCGCCGCGCTGCCGGAGACCACGCCGGGCTGGTCCTCGGAGATGCCCGCCACGGCCAGGGCGCGCACGCCCTCGCCCCAGGCGCCGATCACCTTCGCGTGCCGGTAGGCCTCCTCCAGCAGCAGCACCACCCGCGGGTCCAGTGTGGTGGTGCGGGCGGCGCCGGCCTTCGCGTCGCGCAGCGGGAGCGCGTCCGGGGCCGCCACGGGTGAGCCGGCGAGCAGCACGGCGTCGAACTCGACCGACCGGGTCGTGGCGAAGGTCCGCTGGACGGTGAGCTCGCCGACCGTGCCGCCGTGGGGTGCGATCACGAGCGGCACCATGCCGGCGGCGAGGATGGTCTCGCGCACCTCCGGTACGTCGGCCAGGTCGCCGTCGGGGTCGACGACGATCCCGACGACCCGGCCGTCACCGGGCCACGGTCCGCCGGTGAGCTGCGACAGCGCCGGGCTGGGGGTGACGTCGGCGAGCTCGCCGGTGGGCTCGGGCGCGGGCAGGCCGAGTGCCGTGGCGACCTCGGCGCACAGCCGGCCATCGATGTTCGCCAGTGCCTGGAGCTGGCGCTCCTTGATCGCCTGCTCGAAGCACTTGCCCAGCTCGAAGGCGTAGGCGCGGATGATGTGCTCCTGCTCGGTCGGGCTCATCGACTCCCAGAACAGCCGCGGCTGGGTGAAGTGGTCGTCGAAGGTCGCGGGCTGGGCCCGGACCTTGAG contains:
- a CDS encoding siderophore-interacting protein → MSTRAQQYDATVRGREQITPHLVRLTLDVPGFASTGIADEWVGLVVPGQFQSRYYTVRSVSGAELVLDVVVHEVGLVTEWASGGSGDVVGQQVVLTEAKGSFLPPDDAAWLLLVGDLTALPAMARIAVEHGHRLPVRIHAEVPPDSRIPDYFPDGVEVSWLPLGDESRLAQVVEELDWPAGDGYFWMAGESAQMRAIRKHLMRERKLPSTHYDVMGYWRSVAKRQPRAVDPGPIWRAGKAAGKSDEEIWADYDAAREAQG
- the era gene encoding GTPase Era — its product is MSEHDHEDVEVEDLDDEDLDEDDEFDEDFGALPPPAAPVFGLGDVPDGYRSGFACFVGRPNVGKSTLTNALVGQKIVITSDKPQTTRTVVRGIVHRPDGQLVLVDTPGLHRPRTLLGERLNDLVKTTWAEVDVVAVCFPADEKIGPGDKFLVTELAKVRRTTKIAVATKTDLVTADRIGEHLLDIAELGRETGTEWSEIVPVSSVSGDQISLLGDLLVALMPEGPPLYPDGDLTDAPEEILAAELIREAALDGVRDELPHSIAVVVEEMGLREGRPDDKPLLDIHANLYVERDSQKGIVIGKKGARLRQVGTAARQQIEALLGTPVYLDLHVKIAKDWQRDPRQLRKLGF
- a CDS encoding septum formation family protein translates to MRNPNPRLRRTRVVAAALLALTGLAACSGGDGDSGPEPEPAPTTQTTASAPDPGPAVGGCYALPYDAAVAPTSTVEPTDCAQPHTSVTFAIGAIDAVVDGHLLAVDSDKVQSQVSSACPAQLLTYVGGSLTNLRLSMIRSIWFTPTVDQSDAGATWYRCDAVVLDGAAKLADLDGDLQGVLGKEVPDRYAMCGTAAPDAPDFERVRCSAKHSWRAIDVIAFEEADYPGAKKVQAAGRTRCEDAAADVAEDPLTFKWGYEWPTKEQWAMGQKFGRCWTAE
- a CDS encoding septum formation family protein, which translates into the protein MLHRAVTLLALVLLVPALAACGTQNQGANTDDDQVDAVAVPENGVCRSLTPDDVAQPANATSTVPCSKEHTAETFATGELPAEFDDADYDDKALGTFAYQTCSTAFAKFVGADESLALRTTLSWAWFRPSKKAWGKGARWYRCDVLGGSTASTSYRPLPETAKGMLAGRPPDVWLSCARGPSVGEGEKVPCSQKHDWRAVTTVKLGQPEDAYPGDRVMESRTRSFCSQSVRAWLNYPTEFEYGFTFFHQAEWDAGIRRSVCWARTSE
- a CDS encoding flavodoxin family protein; protein product: MPRLLIVHHSPSRSMRTLLEQVVAGAGDEEVQAAGTVEVVVREALEASAEDVLDADGYLLGTTANFGYMSGALKHFFDSTFLAVGGALDPSGAPADGAGDTAGRPYGLWLHGRYDLTGAERSVQSIVGALGWRQGYDVLGVLGPVDDAALEAAYALGATIAALLTD